A section of the Castanea sativa cultivar Marrone di Chiusa Pesio chromosome 12, ASM4071231v1 genome encodes:
- the LOC142619010 gene encoding cytochrome b561 and DOMON domain-containing protein At3g25290-like gives MARLCFTLVILALALLVSQGESQTCTSQTFENKNVYANCTDLPQLNAYLHWTYNSTDSTLAIAFIAPPPNPEGWVSWSINPKSPTMISSQALLAFKNNDNITINTYNVSSYNPAEWGTKLLYDVWDLSAEESNGNITIFAKWKFPEKIEKVNHVWQVGPGIVEGLPLKHAMNPENKDSKGILQLVGI, from the exons ATGGCGAGGCTTTGTTTTACATTGGTTATCTTAGCATTAGCTTTGCTGGTTTCACAAGGTGAGTCACAAACCTGTACATCACAAACCTTCGAAAACAAGAATGTGTACGCAAACTGCACTGATCTTCCACAGCTAAATGCCTATCTTCACTGGACATACAACTCTACAGATTCCACATTGGCCATTGCCTTCATAGccccaccaccaaacccagAGGGTTGGGTTTCATGGTCCATAAACCCAAAAAGTCCCACCATGATTTCATCCCAGGCCTTATTAGCCTTCAAAAACAACGACAACATAACCATCAACACCTACAATGTATCGTCTTATAACCCAGCGGAATGGGGGACCAAGCTGTTGTATGACGTTTGGGACTTAAGCGCTGAGGAATCCAATGGGAACATCACAATCTTCGCGAAATGGAAGTTCCCAGAGAAGATTGAGAAG GTGAACCATGTTTGGCAAGTTGGTCCGGGAATCGTAGAAGGGTTGCCACTTAAACACGCCATGAATCCAGAGAACAAAGATTCCAAAGGGATACTTCAGTTGGTGGGGATATAG
- the LOC142619550 gene encoding auxin-induced in root cultures protein 12-like, whose amino-acid sequence MYTPPLYFQKAHHTNLYLSLSLSPKLKSMATIAKSGIWVLVVVVGLMVSPSESQTCSSLNVTNKIFSNCSALPYLGAYLHWTYNASNSTLSIAFTAKPPQADGWVAWAINPTSTKMSGSQALLAYKSNGTPTVNKYNISTYALASPVTKLSYEVSDLSSVESNGAITIFAKWKLPDKTVTINQVWQVGPVMNGSPGIHAKANDNLKSGQALQLAGSGGPTSPTASPAPGPGNSVPGSSPAPSNGSTPQSSTSRIIVGFNMGLLFSFVSVASLMGL is encoded by the coding sequence atgtatactcCTCCACTTTACTTTCAAAAAGCCCACCACAcaaatctctatctctctctctctctctctcccaaactCAAATCCATGGCTACCATTGCGAAATCTGGGATCTGGGTCttggtggtagtggtgggttTGATGGTTTCACCTAGTGAATCTCAAACCTGCTCATCTCTGAATGTCACAAACAAGATCTTCAGTAATTGCAGTGCCCTCCCATACCTAGGTGCCTACCTTCACTGGACATACAATGCGTCCAATTCAACACTCTCCATAGCTTTCACAGCTAAACCACCACAAGCCGATGGGTGGGTCGCGTGGGCTATCAACCCAACCTCCACAAAAATGTCTGGGTCCCAAGCTCTCTTAGCTTACAAATCCAACGGCACTCCAACTGTCAATAAATACAACATCTCCACCTACGCCTTAGCTTCCCCCGTTACCAAGTTGTCGTACGAGGTTTCCGATTTGAGTTCCGTGGAATCCAACGGCGCAATCACCATCTTCGCTAAGTGGAAGTTGCCTGATAAAACTGTGACGATTAACCAAGTTTGGCAAGTGGGTCCTGTTATGAATGGTTCACCTGGGATCCATGCTAAAGCGAATGATAATCTTAAGTCTGGTCAGGCCCTACAGTTGGCGGGGTCAGGTGGGCCCACCTCTCCTACTGCTAGTCCTGCACCTGGACCTGGGAATTCGGTTCCGGGATCGAGTCCTGCACCCAGCAATGGGTCTACTCCACAAAGTTCAACTTCAAGAATTATTGTGGGTTTCAACATGGGTTTGTTGTTTTCGTTTGTGAGTGTTGCTAGTTTGATGGgtctttga